In Oryza sativa Japonica Group chromosome 2, ASM3414082v1, the following are encoded in one genomic region:
- the LOC4331160 gene encoding pumilio homolog 1, protein MAPSPAAAAGPTFEDLERDLQAVLMDQNHSATADELSMFRSGSAPPTVQGARTAVGSLFSAAPVHVDSFVDPSNGGVGDVLSDEEIRSHPAYLSYYYSNEHLNPRLPPPMVSKEDWRVAQRVQAVSGGVGDRRRRPSDVGGGSSLFSVQPGARHGNGEDLLVNDRMGGGERNGLTRQQSSEWLGSGADGLIGLSDSSGLGSRRKSFADALQENISRPASAASHLSRSNSRNAFDSPNPIRPDSSRAQLQSRSESMNGLRSGSTSPSLVRVQSLGSSISHNFASAVGSSISRSTTPDPQLIRRTPSPCLPPVGVRMGSTDKKVDGSAVASHNHDTADIAAALSSMNLSGSKMASLEAEVQNRAYQNFGDQTDVLFSVPKERRQLSQQKLAQNADEESINALEYAAFPNGSGNFNNSNMSKLSVDSRSKFPIQSPHGNANNKGSLVSPTGSVSLYQNLNGDNSNIDVSVRNNKIRSSSFGSSMLNNQLSADGEYVNLLSNQGGSGFQGQPMESMYAPYLQANSDSPLGAATNLNPFQGSSFSGSVPLDSPGYQKAYIASLLAQQKLQYGVPYLGKSGSLSPNIYGSDPAFGIGGMAYLSSPTSTPFISSPQGHVRQGDRLARISSVGKTTTGGPMGSWNSDNGLIDNGYGSSLLEEFKTNKTRSFELLDIVGHVVEFSSDQYGSRFIQQKLETASAEEKDTIFPEILPQARTLMTDVFGNYVIQKFFEYGTEPQKKQLASLLKGYVLQLSLQMYGCRVIQKALEMVEVEQQTQMALELDGNIMKCVRDQNGNHVIQKCIECIPQERIRFIISAFYGHVVELSTHPYGCRVIQRVLEHCNDENTQSTMMEEIMQSVVLLTLDQYGNYVIQHVLQHGKPDERSAIIKQLAGQIVKMSQQKFASNVVEKCLSFGSPEERQILINEMLGTTDENEPLQAMMKDQFANYVVQKVLETCDDQNRELILSRIKVHLNALKRYTYGKHIVARVEKLIAAGERRSGVSSSSS, encoded by the exons ATGGCGCCATCTCCTGCGGCAGCGGCTGGCCCCACTTTCGAGGACCTTGAGCGCGACCTGCAGGCAGTATTGATGGACCAGAACCACTCGGCAACCGCCGATGAGCTCAGCATGTTCCGCAGTGGCAGTGCTCCTCCCACTGTTCAGGGTGCTCGCACTGCCGTTGGTTCCCTCTTCTCTGCTGCGCCTGTTCACGTCGACAGCTTTGTTGATCCCAGCAATGGTGGTGTTGGTGATGTGCTCTCTGACGAGGAGATAAGGTCTCACCCAGCCTACCTGTCGTACTACTATTCCAATGAGCACCTCAATCCAAGGTTGCCACCACCAATGGTGTCGAAGGAGGATTGGCGTGTCGCTCAGCGAGTACAGGCTGTTTCAGGAGGGGTAGGGgataggaggaggaggccctcGGATGTGGGGGGTGGAAGCTCGCTGTTTTCGGTGCAGCCGGGGGCACGGCATGGTAATGGAGAGGATTTACTGGTGAATGATAGGATGGGCGGAGGAGAAAGAAACGGGCTCACGCGTCAGCAATCATCAGAGTGGCTTGGGAGTGGTGCAGATGGGCTCATTGGGCTATCGGATTCCAGTGGTCTTGGGTCCCGTCGCAAGAGCTTTGCTGATGCCTTGCAG GAAAATATTAGTCGTCCTGCTTCTGCGGCCAGTCATCTTTCACGGTCTAATAGCCGGAATGCTTTCGACAGCCCAAATCCAATTAGACCTGATTCATCAAGAGCGCAACTGCAGAGCAGATCAGAATCCATGAATGGCTTGCGATCTGGATCCACTTCACCCAGTCTTGTCAGGGTCCAAAGTTTAGGTTCTTCAATCTCTCATAACTTTGCTTCTGCAGTAGGCTCCTCTATCTCAAGAAGCACCACCCCTGACCCCCAGTTGATTCGGAGGACTCCAAGTCCTTGCCTTCCTCcagttggagttaggatgggAAGTACTGATAAGAAGGTTGATGGCTCGGCTGTTGCTTCACATAATCATGATACTGCTGACATTGCGGCGGCTCTATCTTCTATGAACCTTTCTGGTAGCAAGATGGCCAGTTTAGAAGCTGAAGTTCAAAATCGTGCATACCAGAACTTTGGTGATCAAACAGATGTACTCTTTAGCGTTCCAAAGGAGCGCAGACAATTATCTCAGCAGAAGTTAGCTCAAAATGCTGATGAAGAATCGATAAATGCCTTGGAATATGCAGCTTTTCCAAATGGTAGCGGTAACTTCAATAATTCAAATATGAGCAAGCTGTCAGTTGATAGCAGGAGCAAGTTTCCTATACAATCACCGCATGGTAATGCCAATAATAAAGGATCTCTTGTGAGCCCCACTGGATCTGTGTCTCTCTACCAGAACCTTAATGGTGATAACTCCAACATTGATGTATCTGTACGGAATAATAAGATCCGTTCAAGTAGCTTTGGTTCATCCATGCTGAACAATCAACTGAGTGCTG ATGGTGAATATGTTAATCTTCTTTCGAATCAAGGGGGATCTGGTTTTCAGGGCCAACCAATGGAGTCAATGTATGCTCCATACTTGCAGGCAAACTCTGACTCTCCCCTTGGTGCAGCCACAAATTTGAATCCATTCCAAGGAAGCAGCTTTTCTGGTTCAGTGCCCCTAGATAGCCCTGGATACCAAAAAGCTTATATTGCCTCATTACTCGCTCAGCAGAAGCTACAGTATGGCGTGCCATACCTGGGCAAGTCTGGTAGTCTTAGCCCGAATATTTATGGCAGTGACCCTGCATTTGGCATTGGGGGAATGGCATATTTATCGAGTCCAACATCTACCCCTTTTATCTCATCTCCTCAGGGCCATGTTAGGCAAGGAGATAGGCTAGCTCGTATCTCATCTGTGGGTAAGACCACTACTGGAGGGCCTATGGGATCTTGGAATTCAGATAATGGTCTAATTGATAATGGTTATGGATCTTCTCTGCTGGAGGAATTTAAGACCAACAAAACCAGATCTTTTGAGCTGTTAGATATTGTAGGTCATGTGGTCGAGTTCAG CTCGGACCAGTATGGAAGTCGCTTTATACAACAGAAACTAGAAACGGCTTCTGCTGAAGAGAAGGACACCATTTTTCCAGAGATTCTTCCTCAAGCACGAACTCTGATGACTGATGTTTTTGGAAACTATGTTATACAGAAA TTCTTTGAATATGGGACTGAACCACAGAAGAAACAACTGGCTAGCTTACTCAAGGGCTATGTATTGCAGCTGTCTCTTCAAATGTATGGTTGCCGGGTGATTCAGAAG GCTTTAGAAATGGTTGAGGTGGAACAACAAACCCAAATGGCTTTGGAGCTTGATGGAAATATTATGAAATGTGTCCGTGATCAGAATGGCAACCATGTAATCCAGAAATGCATAGAATGCATCCCTCAAGAAAGGATACGGTTCATTATATCTGCCTTTTATGGACACGTGGTTGAGCTTTCCACTCATCCATATGGTTGCCGTGTTATTCAG CGTGTCTTGGAGCACTGTAACGATGAAAATACGCAGAGCACCATGATGGAAGAGATCATGCAGTCTGTGGTTCTGTTGACACTAGACCAGTATGGCAATTATGTTATCCAG CATGTCTTGCAACACGGGAAACCAGATGAACGTTCTGCTATTATTAAGCAACTGGCTGGGCAGATTGTGAAGATGAGCCAACAGAAATTTGCTTCCAATGTTGTTGAGAAGTGCCTTTCCTTCGGTAGTCCTGAGGAGCGCCAGATTCTAATTAATGAAATGCTTGGCACAACTGACGAGAATGAGCCATTACAG GCAATGATGAAAGACCAGTTTGCTAACTACGTGGTGCAGAAGGTTTTGGAGACTTGTGATGACCAGAACCGTGAATTGATCCTTTCACGTATCAAAGTACATTTGAATGCACTAAAGAGATACACCTATGGGAAACATATTGTTGCACGGGTTGAGAAGCTTATTGCTGCAGGAG AAAGGCGCAGTGGAGTGTCTTCGTCATCTTCGTGA
- the LOC4331159 gene encoding thioredoxin-like 3-2, chloroplastic, which yields MATSAYAATVAGEAAAAAASPSRRVLAGGRPPPPCISFLSKSPSWCASISLPPGPRRAAAAAEERVEEEEPTWVELEPIGSEQQLERALAEAQQLGLPIVLLWMASWCRKCIYLKPKLENLAAECYPRIRFYCVDVNAVPQKLVNRAGVTKMPSIQLWSDSQKQAEVIGGHKSWLVIDDVRRMIDQEE from the exons ATGGCCACCTCCGCCTACGCAGCCACCGTCGCCGgggaagcagcggcggcggcggcgtcgccgtcccgTCGTGTCCTTGCCGGTGGCCGACCTCCTCCGCCCTgcatctccttcctctccaaATCGCCGTCCTGGTGCGcctcgatctctctccctccagggccccgccgcgccgccgccgcggccgaggagagggtggaggaggaggagccgacctgggtggagctggagccgaTCGGCAGCGAGCAGCAGCTGGAGCGTGCCCTCGCGGAGGCGCAGCAGCTCGGCCTCCCCATCGTCCTTCTCTG GATGGCAAGCTGGTGCAGGAAGTGTATATATTTGAAGCCTAAACTAGAGAATTTGGCAGCAGAATGCTATCCAAG AATTCGGTTCTACTGTGTCGATGTCAATGCTGTTCCTCAAAAGCTTGTCAATCGTGCAGGAGTAACA AAGATGCCTTCAATACAG CTGTGGAGTGACTCTCAAAAACAGGCTGAGGTGATTGGTGGACACAAATCCTGGCTAGTAATTGACGATGTTCGGAGGATGATCGATCAGGAGGAATGA
- the LOC4331158 gene encoding probable protein S-acyltransferase 15: MARRRGSAAAAAASPAVVGAVSVLALVYYSTVFVFLDHWLGLGNAAGAAHAAAFSLVVAACFFSFFCAAAADPGSVPASFAPDAEDPQRQGLKSRYCDKCCMYKPSRTHHCKVCKRCVLKMDHHCVWINNCVGYANYKSFIICVLNATIGSLYSFVVFLFDLFQTEHEYDVPYVKVIHVLVGVLLFFLSLTIGSLLCWHIYLLCHNMTTIEYREATRAKWLAQKSGQKYRHRFDLGTRKNIQMIMGPNILCWLCPTATGHLKDGTEFQITNN, from the exons atggcgcggaggaggggaagcgcggcggcggccgcggcctcgccggccgTGGTCGGGGCGGTCTCCGTGTTGGCCCTTGTGTACTACTCCACGGTGTTCGTCTTCCTGGACCACTGGCTCGGCCTCGGCaacgcggccggcgccgcccacgccgccgccttctccctcgtcgtcgccgcgtgcttcttctccttcttctgcGCCGCGGCCGCTGACCCGGGCTCCGTGCCCGCCTCCTTCGCCCCCGACGCCGAGGACCCGCAGCGGCAG GGATTAAAATCGAGGTATTGCGATAAATGCTGCATGTACAAACCTTCTCGAACTCACCATTGCAAGGTGTGCAAAAGGTGTGTTCTTAAAATG GACCATCACTGTGTCTGGATTAACAACTGCGTGGGCTATGCAAACTACAAATCATTTATCATCTGTGTTCTAAATGCAACCATCGGGTCTCTTTACTCATTT GTGGTATTTCTATTTGATCTCTTCCAGACAGAACATGAATACGATGTTCCTTATGTGAAGGTCatacat GTCTTGGTCGGTGTTCTTTTGTTCTTCTTAAGCTTGACAATAGGTTCTCTGTTATGCTGGCACATATATCTCTTATGTCATAACATGACAACAATAGAG TACCGAGAGGCAACTAGAGCGAAATGGCTTGCACAGAAGAGTGGACAGAAGTATCGGCACCGCTTTGATCTTGGCACACGAAAGAATATTCAAATG ATCATGGGCCCAAACATCCTGTGCTGGCTTTGCCCTACTGCAACGGGGCATCTCAAGGATGGCACTGAGTTCCAGATCACAAACAACTGA